A single region of the Silene latifolia isolate original U9 population chromosome 8, ASM4854445v1, whole genome shotgun sequence genome encodes:
- the LOC141595016 gene encoding secreted RxLR effector protein 78-like has translation MYKCLAKVLCNRLAGILPEIINPAHSAFIQGRDIVGNILICQDLIMLYKRKTCSPRIMLKIDLQKAYDSVEWEFLKRMLECLGFPVSLTNLIMECVSSTSYSLAVNGETFGYFQGKRGLRQGDPLSPLFFTICLEYLSRLLEGI, from the coding sequence ATGTACAAATGTTTGGCTAAAGTGCTCTGCAACAGATTGGCAGGCATACTTCCTGAGATCATCAATCCTGCACATAGTGCTTTTATTCAAGGCAGGGATATCGTTGGTAATATTCTGATATGCCAAGACCTAATCATGCTTTATAAAAGGAAAACTTGCTCTCCTAGAATCATGCTAAAGATTGATCTTCAAAAAGCATACGATTCTGTTGAGTGGGAGTTCCTCAAAAGGATGCTAGAGTGCTTGGGGTTCCCTGTGAGTTTGACTAACCTGATTATGGAATGTGTTAGTTCTACCTCTTACTCGCTTGCTGTAAATGGTGAGACTTTTGGTTACTTTCAAGGCAAAAGAGGGCTAAGACAAGGTGACCCATTGTCCCCTCTCTTCTTTACAATCTGCCTGGAATACTTAAGTCGTCTGTTGGAGGGGATTTAG